One genomic window of Undibacterium cyanobacteriorum includes the following:
- a CDS encoding OmpA family protein, which yields MKPISFSSLRFYLVGVVCALNAILASDISAQSKSLPNAIDHPLIKPFQDSRITAYAQTEWTEASLPQAKSSKQDASKTLDLRTVEGKETRIHYLSPVGKTVLEVHRNYRDALLAAGLQITMSCEQQCEHLYRLWRNQAKPFERQFKWDDGHHHGFSHYDAPDDNDGRMIVGFFPANPQRSKTHVLIYHSTAFGGGKKVDPMVSSFLQIIEEKAQPQGQVTVNADALKQSLQKTGHASLYGLLFDTGKSELKPESQAQLQEMIATLKAQPQWKLIIVGHTDNVGSIDNNLALSQARAQSVVHALIQAGIDKQRLLAKGLANFAPVASNANEEGRALNRRVEIVLQ from the coding sequence ATGAAGCCTATTTCGTTCTCCTCACTACGTTTCTATTTAGTGGGTGTTGTATGCGCTCTTAATGCAATACTGGCGTCCGATATTTCAGCACAAAGTAAAAGTCTTCCAAACGCGATTGATCATCCGCTGATCAAGCCATTCCAAGACTCTCGCATCACTGCTTACGCACAAACCGAATGGACTGAAGCAAGTTTGCCACAAGCTAAAAGCAGCAAACAAGACGCGAGCAAAACCCTTGATTTACGCACGGTAGAAGGCAAAGAAACTCGCATTCATTACCTTTCTCCGGTTGGAAAAACTGTACTCGAAGTGCATCGCAATTATCGTGATGCGCTCCTCGCGGCGGGCCTACAAATAACAATGAGCTGTGAACAGCAATGTGAACACTTGTACCGTTTATGGCGCAATCAAGCGAAGCCATTTGAACGCCAATTTAAATGGGACGATGGTCACCACCATGGCTTCAGTCATTACGATGCGCCGGATGATAATGATGGGCGCATGATCGTTGGATTTTTCCCGGCTAATCCACAAAGAAGCAAAACACACGTCTTAATCTACCATTCCACTGCTTTTGGCGGAGGAAAAAAAGTCGATCCTATGGTATCGAGCTTTCTCCAAATTATCGAAGAAAAAGCACAACCTCAAGGGCAAGTCACAGTCAATGCTGATGCACTCAAACAAAGCTTACAAAAAACTGGACATGCCTCTTTGTATGGTCTTCTCTTTGATACTGGCAAATCTGAGTTAAAGCCAGAAAGTCAGGCCCAACTACAAGAAATGATCGCCACACTCAAAGCCCAGCCGCAATGGAAGCTCATCATCGTAGGCCATACAGACAATGTCGGCAGCATCGATAACAATCTCGCACTGAGCCAAGCGCGAGCCCAAAGCGTCGTACACGCTTTGATCCAGGCAGGGATTGATAAACAGCGACTGTTAGCGAAGGGACTCGCCAACTTTGCGCCCGTTGCCAGCAACGCCAACGAGGAAGGTCGCGCACTCAATCGACGCGTTGAAATCGTTCTCCAGTGA
- a CDS encoding DMT family transporter, whose amino-acid sequence MSTANLIRLVALAMIWGTSFMLMRIASPVFGPFLTTFGRASLGALAIYLFARSRGIEFEWKKNSKVYLIIGLGNTAVPFSLFAWSALHVPSAYMATMNSLAPIFTAVFGFIMLGEGLSWTRIGAFMMGLFGVAVLVGIGPIDVTPWVIAGVLAGMGAAVCYGFAATYTRMYAKEIPALATATGSQFAAALALLPFAAPSIPHAFSHGTAQALLAVGILGVVCTGIAYAMFFQLISTEGASKAVTVTFLIPATASIWAAIFLGEAITHGIVIGIAIVLCATAISLGLIKIPGLSRKAA is encoded by the coding sequence ATGTCCACTGCCAACTTAATCCGTTTAGTCGCTCTCGCTATGATTTGGGGAACGAGTTTCATGTTGATGCGTATCGCCTCACCGGTGTTCGGCCCCTTCTTAACCACTTTTGGTCGAGCTAGTCTTGGGGCACTCGCAATCTATTTGTTTGCGCGCAGTCGTGGTATCGAATTTGAATGGAAAAAGAACTCCAAGGTTTATCTCATCATTGGCCTTGGAAACACAGCCGTTCCCTTCAGCTTGTTCGCGTGGTCCGCACTTCATGTACCGTCTGCTTATATGGCCACCATGAATTCGCTGGCACCCATTTTTACCGCCGTGTTTGGTTTCATTATGCTCGGGGAAGGCCTAAGTTGGACACGTATCGGTGCCTTTATGATGGGCCTCTTTGGCGTTGCAGTATTGGTCGGCATTGGTCCAATCGATGTGACGCCTTGGGTGATTGCGGGTGTACTTGCCGGAATGGGCGCCGCCGTGTGCTATGGTTTTGCGGCCACTTACACCCGTATGTATGCCAAAGAGATTCCAGCTTTGGCAACGGCAACCGGTAGTCAATTCGCCGCCGCACTCGCCTTATTACCATTCGCAGCACCCAGCATCCCACATGCGTTTAGCCATGGTACCGCGCAGGCCTTATTGGCTGTTGGGATTCTCGGCGTGGTTTGTACTGGGATCGCCTATGCCATGTTCTTCCAATTAATTTCGACCGAAGGTGCAAGTAAAGCAGTCACGGTCACCTTCCTCATTCCCGCCACGGCTTCGATTTGGGCCGCGATCTTCCTCGGCGAAGCCATCACGCACGGCATCGTCATCGGTATCGCCATCGTGTTGTGTGCCACGGCGATTTCACTCGGATTGATCAAGATTCCTGGGCTCAGTCGCAAAGCAGCATAA
- the gcvA gene encoding transcriptional regulator GcvA produces MATASLNALQTFETAARMKSYSSAAQELHITHSAVSQQMRSLEQALGVALFERKGRQMKLTAHGQQLLKQIQPALRQISRALDQIQSEQKTPAIKVATLQSFATFWLLPRLGKFQALHPNLAIHIQAAIGLVNLEKTKTDIAIRFGLGRWDGYEAEKLLDDHLYPVCSPHFNKGRLPSSPQQLKRHRILCVEHGREWQNWGQYAGIEISDFKVESHLSDSNLMLTAAMAGQGIAVARHSLVAAEVAAGNLVRLFDVVAPSDYSYYLVTPTGAPKSENLQAFAEWLKKEARRFAKSQLK; encoded by the coding sequence ATGGCGACAGCATCCCTCAATGCACTACAAACATTCGAAACTGCGGCCCGCATGAAGAGTTATTCTTCGGCGGCGCAGGAGCTTCACATCACCCATAGTGCTGTCAGTCAGCAAATGCGTTCGCTCGAACAGGCGCTCGGCGTTGCATTGTTTGAGCGCAAAGGACGGCAAATGAAGTTGACCGCGCACGGGCAGCAATTGCTGAAACAAATTCAGCCAGCACTGCGCCAAATTTCACGCGCACTTGATCAAATACAGTCTGAGCAGAAAACGCCAGCGATCAAGGTCGCAACTTTGCAGTCCTTCGCGACGTTTTGGTTATTGCCGCGACTAGGGAAGTTTCAGGCACTCCATCCCAATTTAGCGATCCACATTCAAGCCGCGATTGGCTTAGTAAATTTAGAAAAAACGAAGACTGATATTGCGATTCGTTTTGGCCTTGGTAGATGGGATGGTTACGAGGCTGAGAAACTATTGGATGATCATCTGTATCCAGTGTGTAGCCCGCACTTCAATAAAGGTCGATTACCCAGCTCACCTCAACAACTTAAACGCCATCGTATTCTGTGTGTAGAGCATGGACGTGAATGGCAAAACTGGGGGCAGTATGCGGGAATCGAAATTAGCGATTTCAAAGTAGAGTCTCATCTTAGTGACAGCAATTTGATGTTGACGGCCGCTATGGCAGGGCAGGGTATTGCCGTTGCTCGACATAGTCTGGTTGCGGCTGAGGTTGCTGCAGGAAATTTGGTGCGCCTATTTGATGTCGTGGCACCATCAGACTATAGCTATTATTTGGTCACGCCAACGGGGGCGCCTAAGAGTGAAAATCTACAAGCTTTCGCCGAATGGCTTAAGAAAGAAGCACGGCGTTTTGCGAAAAGCCAATTGAAGTGA
- a CDS encoding DUF4287 domain-containing protein: MAETEKIKGPASYFPSIEKKYGQAMPYWFDIVNQHRQLKHMEIVALLKTEHGLGHGHANAIVAYVLAQKS; this comes from the coding sequence ATGGCAGAGACTGAAAAAATAAAGGGCCCAGCCTCCTACTTCCCCTCAATTGAAAAAAAGTACGGTCAAGCGATGCCATATTGGTTTGATATCGTGAACCAACATCGACAGCTCAAGCATATGGAAATTGTTGCGCTTCTCAAAACTGAACACGGACTTGGCCATGGTCATGCAAATGCGATTGTGGCCTATGTTCTTGCACAGAAATCTTGA
- a CDS encoding ankyrin repeat domain-containing protein yields the protein MSLAVSLETLLHRAAAGHCNESSIRSLVAAGACIDAQNKNGASALHRAVRARTAGVFSCLLEAGANPYLLNHNGPVVELYSTPTNNSWPVIWVAMTGHIPCVVVSCSGVSLTRKSCELTSKTIQQCYDVEAARESKDVVR from the coding sequence TTGTCATTGGCTGTATCGCTAGAGACACTTCTGCATCGAGCGGCCGCGGGTCATTGCAATGAAAGCAGTATTCGATCACTTGTTGCTGCAGGTGCTTGCATCGATGCACAAAATAAAAATGGCGCTAGCGCTTTACACCGTGCTGTGCGAGCACGCACCGCAGGCGTTTTTTCTTGTCTGCTAGAAGCAGGAGCTAATCCTTACCTCCTGAATCACAATGGTCCGGTCGTCGAACTTTATTCAACACCAACGAACAACTCATGGCCCGTCATCTGGGTCGCGATGACAGGTCACATCCCATGCGTAGTGGTATCGTGCAGTGGCGTCTCACTTACAAGAAAATCTTGCGAGCTAACTTCAAAAACAATTCAGCAATGCTATGATGTCGAAGCCGCAAGAGAATCGAAAGACGTTGTGCGATGA
- a CDS encoding VOC family protein, protein MLDHMTFRVTDIKRAKDFYQAALAPLGYSLYFEGNYGSNIVGFSYPDPTQADGKKVDVWFIDGPSPYGAPATTGCHLAWSARNRAAVDAFYEAAIAAGGRDNGAPGLRPDYHPNYYGAFVIDPEGNNIEAVCHLPE, encoded by the coding sequence ATGCTCGACCATATGACCTTCCGCGTCACCGATATTAAACGCGCCAAAGATTTCTACCAAGCAGCCTTAGCTCCGCTCGGTTACAGCCTCTATTTCGAAGGGAATTACGGCTCCAATATTGTAGGATTTTCTTACCCAGATCCGACCCAAGCCGATGGTAAGAAAGTCGATGTTTGGTTTATTGATGGCCCTTCGCCCTACGGTGCGCCTGCGACCACAGGATGCCATCTTGCTTGGAGCGCACGCAACCGCGCTGCCGTTGATGCATTCTACGAAGCTGCCATCGCAGCCGGTGGCCGCGACAATGGCGCACCAGGCCTGCGCCCTGATTACCACCCCAATTATTACGGCGCCTTTGTGATTGATCCAGAGGGTAATAATATTGAAGCCGTATGTCACTTACCGGAGTAA
- a CDS encoding HD domain-containing protein produces the protein MQNLEQQIQFIIELDQLKAVYRKALIKADNNRYENSAEHSWHITLASHILAPYASPGVDINRVNQMLLIHDIVEIDAGDTFAFANHDVLGQQSEKEQLAAKRIFGLLPEPQASTYLSLWMEFEESITLDAQFAKAMDRIMPLIQNMQNQGGSWAQNNVSKQQVIKRNQYLEHAAPQLWQYALSQIELATERGWLRDQS, from the coding sequence ATGCAAAACCTAGAACAACAAATTCAATTCATTATCGAACTCGACCAACTCAAAGCCGTCTATCGAAAAGCTTTGATCAAGGCAGACAATAATCGTTACGAAAATAGTGCTGAACATAGTTGGCACATCACACTTGCCTCCCATATCTTGGCGCCGTATGCGAGCCCAGGCGTCGATATCAATCGCGTCAACCAAATGCTGCTCATTCATGACATCGTCGAGATTGATGCGGGCGATACTTTCGCCTTCGCTAATCATGATGTGCTTGGCCAACAGTCTGAAAAAGAACAGCTCGCTGCGAAAAGAATTTTTGGCCTTTTGCCCGAACCACAAGCCAGCACTTATCTCAGTTTATGGATGGAATTTGAAGAGTCGATTACGCTCGATGCCCAATTTGCAAAGGCCATGGATCGTATCATGCCGCTTATTCAAAACATGCAAAACCAAGGTGGAAGCTGGGCGCAAAACAATGTCAGCAAACAACAAGTGATCAAGCGCAATCAATACTTGGAGCATGCCGCACCACAGCTATGGCAGTACGCACTTTCGCAAATTGAACTCGCCACAGAACGCGGTTGGCTGCGCGATCAGTCTTAG
- a CDS encoding substrate-binding periplasmic protein — protein MPKLVHAETPTITVTTEYLYPLNMSDGRSPRIFGQAADKVHELFKRGQIPYEMKLMTWNRAFELARQSPNTCVFSTARITERESWFHWIGPIASGNWTIFGRIEKLGKVAQMDDIKGSKIGTEVGNVTVAFLREKDFSVITSNESSTTFKNVALGRIDYAAAGEAHGLKIIKELGLENKLVKLFNFNSSDYYLACNRQMSVETIELLNSKLREMKTDGSYKTLDSKY, from the coding sequence ATGCCAAAACTGGTCCACGCTGAAACACCGACGATCACGGTCACCACCGAATATTTATACCCCCTCAATATGAGCGATGGCCGCTCGCCTCGGATATTTGGGCAAGCCGCCGACAAAGTTCATGAATTATTCAAGCGCGGCCAGATTCCCTACGAAATGAAATTGATGACTTGGAATCGGGCCTTTGAATTAGCGCGTCAATCTCCAAATACTTGCGTATTTTCTACTGCCCGCATTACAGAAAGAGAAAGTTGGTTTCATTGGATAGGCCCCATTGCCAGCGGTAACTGGACGATCTTCGGCCGCATCGAAAAGCTGGGCAAAGTGGCGCAAATGGACGACATCAAGGGCAGCAAAATCGGCACTGAAGTGGGCAATGTAACAGTGGCGTTTTTGCGCGAAAAAGACTTCTCCGTGATCACGTCAAACGAATCATCAACGACTTTCAAAAACGTTGCACTAGGACGTATTGACTATGCCGCGGCGGGTGAAGCCCATGGACTTAAAATAATCAAAGAACTCGGTCTCGAAAACAAGTTAGTCAAACTATTCAATTTCAATTCCTCAGACTACTATCTCGCCTGCAATCGGCAAATGAGCGTTGAGACGATCGAGCTGCTCAACAGCAAATTACGTGAAATGAAAACCGACGGCAGTTACAAGACCCTCGACTCGAAGTACTAA
- a CDS encoding helix-turn-helix domain-containing protein, which yields MSVKELRTAKAWTQAQLAEFSGLSLRTIQRIEKGHAATAESAKCLAAVFQVDVSALNLVQEIDETQLSEEEKVELENIRKIRHFIVELAAFLIIVPLICFASYVHNGEIRNGLGLAVGWGFWSAYQAIELFDAKAFFGASWEKRQLDKRMGRDKK from the coding sequence ATGTCAGTGAAAGAACTGAGGACTGCAAAGGCGTGGACTCAAGCCCAATTGGCAGAATTTAGTGGTCTTAGTTTACGCACCATACAACGCATTGAAAAAGGCCATGCGGCGACGGCGGAGAGTGCTAAATGTTTAGCCGCTGTGTTTCAAGTCGATGTGTCGGCACTGAATTTGGTGCAAGAAATTGATGAAACTCAATTGAGCGAAGAAGAGAAAGTGGAGCTGGAAAACATTCGCAAGATACGTCACTTTATTGTCGAACTTGCAGCTTTTCTCATTATTGTGCCTTTGATTTGTTTCGCCTCGTATGTTCATAACGGTGAGATTCGCAATGGCTTGGGGTTGGCGGTTGGATGGGGTTTTTGGTCAGCTTATCAAGCGATAGAACTGTTCGATGCCAAAGCATTTTTTGGCGCAAGTTGGGAAAAGCGTCAACTCGATAAACGTATGGGAAGGGATAAGAAATGA
- a CDS encoding alpha/beta hydrolase family protein, translated as MQVAINSFVKGIVACAAVVGMVATLGINGQAQAQSSNQSALPERHGQVSQQLFLGKGKKQPLIVGLGGSEGGNPWASNFWKAQRERFLEQGYAVLAVGYFGTKSSPAQLDRIALEGIHAAVMQAADNEAINRECIIVMGGSRGGELSLLLASLYKEYDAAIGIVAGSSVFPALTMTMDTPGWTHHGKLLPFVPVSEATYPALMRRDLRAAFSTMMKDKKAMEESAIAVEKINGPVMFLSAKSDEMWPSAEMSDMMVQRLKEKQFAYPVQHIAIDGGHTAPLKHFAHIESFLAKELAQTKAECIPQ; from the coding sequence ATGCAAGTTGCTATAAATTCTTTTGTGAAAGGCATTGTTGCTTGTGCTGCGGTCGTTGGAATGGTGGCGACTCTTGGTATAAATGGACAAGCCCAGGCTCAGTCGAGCAATCAATCGGCTTTGCCTGAACGCCATGGTCAAGTCAGCCAACAATTATTCCTCGGTAAAGGAAAGAAGCAGCCCTTAATCGTTGGACTTGGTGGCTCGGAAGGGGGAAATCCTTGGGCCAGCAATTTTTGGAAAGCCCAGCGTGAACGATTTTTAGAGCAGGGCTATGCGGTGTTGGCGGTCGGTTATTTTGGTACCAAAAGCAGCCCAGCACAGCTGGATCGTATCGCGCTGGAAGGTATTCATGCCGCCGTCATGCAGGCCGCTGACAACGAAGCCATTAATCGCGAATGCATTATCGTGATGGGCGGCTCGCGCGGCGGCGAACTCTCTCTATTGTTAGCCAGTCTGTACAAAGAATACGATGCCGCGATTGGCATTGTGGCGGGTAGCTCGGTCTTTCCTGCATTAACAATGACGATGGATACGCCAGGCTGGACTCACCATGGCAAACTCCTGCCTTTCGTCCCTGTCAGCGAGGCGACATACCCAGCCTTGATGCGACGTGATTTACGGGCTGCTTTCAGCACCATGATGAAAGACAAAAAAGCGATGGAGGAGTCGGCCATTGCGGTTGAAAAAATCAATGGGCCGGTCATGTTTTTATCCGCCAAAAGCGACGAAATGTGGCCATCCGCTGAAATGTCGGACATGATGGTGCAACGTCTCAAAGAAAAGCAATTCGCATACCCTGTCCAACATATTGCTATCGATGGTGGCCACACCGCCCCTTTAAAACATTTTGCACATATTGAAAGCTTCTTGGCGAAGGAACTCGCTCAAACCAAAGCAGAGTGTATTCCTCAATAA
- a CDS encoding glutathione S-transferase family protein — MTTNFPTLTVYHIPVCPFCQRLEILLELKGLRDQVKFVVIDITKPREAWLLEKTRGTTALPVLETSDGKIIKESMVIMQYLDDVFSTPRIAQSDPYRRAIENMLTKFESEFCMQGYVYVMNQDPARRDGLRESMLKQYAKLNQFLMEHAPESDFLFENFGWAEAVFTPFFMRFWFLDYYEEFELPDVDTYRRVRRWRDVCLAHPAAQQTSKEEIVKVYYDYAKGAGNGALLPGRTLSSFSFTPDWRARPWPPRNKYEHSASDQELGLLA; from the coding sequence ATGACGACCAACTTTCCCACATTGACGGTCTACCACATCCCTGTCTGCCCATTTTGCCAACGTCTTGAAATCCTCTTGGAACTGAAAGGCTTGCGGGATCAGGTAAAGTTTGTCGTGATCGATATCACCAAGCCGCGCGAAGCTTGGTTGTTGGAGAAAACGCGTGGCACGACTGCCCTGCCTGTGTTGGAAACGAGCGATGGTAAGATCATCAAAGAGAGTATGGTGATTATGCAGTATCTCGACGATGTTTTCTCCACGCCGCGCATCGCGCAAAGTGATCCATATCGACGCGCTATTGAAAACATGCTGACGAAATTCGAATCCGAGTTTTGTATGCAAGGTTATGTGTATGTAATGAACCAAGACCCTGCTCGACGGGACGGCCTGCGTGAGTCGATGTTGAAACAATATGCCAAGCTCAACCAGTTTTTAATGGAGCACGCACCCGAAAGCGATTTTTTGTTTGAGAACTTTGGCTGGGCTGAGGCTGTCTTCACGCCGTTTTTCATGCGTTTTTGGTTCCTCGATTATTACGAAGAATTCGAGCTACCAGATGTTGACACCTATCGTCGTGTACGACGTTGGCGCGATGTGTGCTTAGCACACCCCGCTGCGCAACAGACCTCGAAAGAAGAAATCGTTAAAGTGTATTACGACTATGCGAAAGGCGCTGGCAATGGCGCGCTGCTACCAGGACGCACGCTGTCTTCGTTTAGTTTTACGCCGGATTGGCGTGCGCGACCATGGCCACCGCGCAATAAATATGAACATAGTGCAAGCGATCAAGAGCTTGGCTTGCTAGCCTAA
- the cutA gene encoding divalent-cation tolerance protein CutA, whose translation MTSSTHLAVFTTINNHAVAQAMARSIVERKLAACVQISAIESFYTWNDAVQHDQEFRLVFKTTAVAYQALENAIRELHSYELPAIYALPVERMFEPYQAWVDQMVSKS comes from the coding sequence ATGACCTCAAGTACCCACCTCGCAGTTTTCACGACAATCAACAATCACGCCGTAGCACAGGCGATGGCGCGAAGTATTGTTGAACGCAAATTAGCTGCCTGCGTGCAGATTTCCGCAATCGAGAGTTTTTACACGTGGAATGATGCCGTTCAGCACGATCAAGAATTTAGGCTTGTTTTCAAAACCACGGCCGTGGCATATCAAGCATTAGAAAATGCCATTCGAGAATTGCATAGCTACGAGCTACCAGCGATTTATGCCCTGCCAGTCGAAAGAATGTTTGAACCATACCAAGCCTGGGTCGATCAGATGGTTAGTAAGTCTTAG
- a CDS encoding TetR/AcrR family transcriptional regulator — protein sequence MMVIMKSKSPYPSTRSAARSSTQSRKEASHERIVEVASRAIRRSGYDGTGVADIMKEAGLTHGGFYAHFPSRDALLAEAGDRAGAESVAIAAQIAAAAPPGEALRHIMQAYLSEEHMHLIETGCPVSALGSEMPRQAPEVRCVATLHIKEMIDLIARQMPDWGQSAAHERAMLLLCSLIGTTIVSRAVDDPKLSAALRQAALKHLAVLEK from the coding sequence ATGATGGTCATCATGAAATCTAAATCCCCATATCCTTCAACACGTTCTGCGGCACGTTCGTCAACGCAATCTCGCAAAGAAGCCAGTCATGAGCGTATTGTCGAAGTTGCATCGCGCGCGATTCGACGTAGTGGCTACGATGGCACTGGTGTGGCGGATATTATGAAAGAAGCTGGATTGACGCACGGTGGCTTTTATGCGCACTTTCCATCGCGTGATGCCTTGTTGGCGGAGGCGGGAGATCGTGCTGGAGCGGAGTCGGTGGCAATCGCAGCGCAGATTGCTGCTGCAGCACCACCGGGCGAGGCCTTGCGACACATTATGCAAGCGTATTTGTCCGAAGAACATATGCACCTGATTGAGACGGGTTGCCCAGTGTCTGCACTCGGTTCTGAGATGCCTCGTCAAGCGCCAGAAGTGCGATGTGTGGCGACGCTGCATATTAAGGAGATGATTGATTTGATCGCGAGACAGATGCCAGATTGGGGGCAGTCTGCCGCGCATGAAAGAGCGATGCTGTTGCTCTGTAGTTTGATTGGTACCACGATTGTTTCTCGTGCAGTGGATGACCCCAAGTTGTCTGCCGCATTGCGCCAAGCGGCGCTGAAGCATCTTGCGGTGCTTGAAAAATAA
- a CDS encoding oxidoreductase yields the protein MNKQIALVTGASSGIGEAVAKQLTASGYIVYGTSRHGAKGGQRAYAMLSLDVTDDASVQQAVEAVRQKEGRIDLLVNNAGFGIAPAGAEESSLAQAQSLFDTNFFGAVRMTRAVLPHMRQQRAGRIIHIGSVLGFLPMPYGALYSASKHAIEGYSESLDHEIRQWGIRSIVVEPAYTNTAFGANVVEGDALLGDYHEVRTAVDAHLRAVLASADSPELVAQIVLKAAQARKPKLRYTAGSVAARLRILRNYAPAAILDAGLRKDLQLA from the coding sequence ATGAACAAACAGATAGCTTTGGTCACCGGTGCCTCATCCGGTATTGGTGAAGCGGTCGCCAAACAACTCACCGCTTCGGGTTACATCGTCTACGGAACTAGCCGTCATGGTGCAAAAGGTGGGCAACGGGCATATGCCATGCTGAGCTTGGATGTCACCGATGATGCCTCGGTACAGCAAGCAGTGGAGGCGGTGAGGCAGAAAGAAGGGCGCATCGACTTGCTGGTGAATAACGCAGGATTTGGTATTGCACCTGCTGGTGCAGAAGAAAGTTCATTGGCACAAGCGCAGTCGCTGTTCGACACCAATTTTTTTGGCGCCGTACGGATGACACGCGCTGTATTGCCGCACATGCGACAACAGCGCGCTGGTCGCATCATTCATATCGGTTCGGTGTTGGGATTCTTGCCAATGCCCTACGGCGCACTGTACTCGGCAAGCAAACATGCGATCGAAGGTTATTCAGAATCGCTCGATCATGAAATTCGCCAGTGGGGCATCCGTTCCATTGTGGTCGAACCTGCTTATACCAACACCGCATTTGGTGCGAATGTGGTGGAAGGCGATGCTTTACTGGGCGATTACCATGAGGTACGGACTGCCGTCGATGCGCATCTGCGAGCTGTGTTAGCAAGTGCCGATAGTCCCGAGCTAGTCGCGCAAATTGTTCTCAAGGCAGCGCAGGCGCGTAAGCCGAAATTGCGCTACACCGCAGGCTCGGTGGCAGCACGTTTACGCATCCTGCGTAACTACGCTCCTGCAGCAATACTCGACGCAGGTTTGCGCAAAGATTTGCAGCTGGCTTAA
- a CDS encoding NADP-dependent oxidoreductase, producing MKALVLKGYGAKQTLEFTELACPAIKSNEVLVQVHAAGLNPIDNMIPKGMFKPILKFQLPAVMGSDLAGVVVQVGAAVRRFKVGDAVFASVFDMDRGSFAEYVAVPESAVAHKPSNISFVEAAALPMVALTAWQALHERLQLKRGQKIFIPAGAGGIGTIAIQLAKQIGAFVATTTSTGNVELVRELGADEVVDYKKQAFENVLQGYDAVLGTMREAELEKTFRILAPGSNVVSLVGPPDANFARARGMNVIMPFLFSLISGKIRRLAKSRNANYSFMFVRPDGQQLSAVAALLESGKIRSVVDKVFGFEDALEGLAYLEQGRAKGKVVLQMIAD from the coding sequence ATGAAAGCACTTGTCCTCAAAGGCTATGGCGCAAAGCAAACATTGGAATTTACCGAACTTGCCTGCCCGGCGATCAAATCGAATGAAGTACTCGTTCAAGTTCATGCAGCAGGGCTTAACCCTATCGATAATATGATCCCGAAAGGCATGTTTAAACCGATATTGAAGTTTCAGCTACCCGCTGTGATGGGCAGTGATCTCGCTGGTGTCGTGGTGCAGGTGGGGGCTGCAGTGCGCCGGTTCAAAGTTGGTGATGCGGTGTTCGCCAGTGTCTTCGACATGGATAGGGGGAGCTTTGCCGAATACGTGGCGGTGCCCGAAAGCGCAGTCGCCCATAAACCGAGCAACATTAGTTTTGTTGAAGCCGCAGCACTGCCGATGGTCGCGCTGACTGCGTGGCAAGCTTTGCATGAGCGTTTGCAATTGAAACGGGGTCAGAAGATTTTTATTCCGGCCGGCGCTGGCGGCATCGGCACGATCGCGATTCAATTAGCAAAACAAATCGGCGCCTTCGTTGCGACCACCACTAGCACAGGTAACGTTGAATTGGTACGCGAGCTTGGCGCCGATGAGGTTGTCGATTACAAGAAACAAGCATTTGAAAATGTTTTACAAGGCTACGATGCAGTGTTAGGAACCATGAGGGAAGCCGAGTTAGAAAAGACTTTCAGGATTCTCGCTCCAGGTAGCAATGTGGTCTCACTGGTTGGTCCGCCTGACGCAAACTTTGCTCGGGCTCGTGGTATGAATGTGATCATGCCATTCCTCTTTAGTCTTATCAGCGGCAAGATTCGACGCCTCGCCAAAAGCCGCAATGCCAATTACAGTTTTATGTTCGTGCGACCAGATGGCCAACAATTAAGCGCCGTCGCAGCGTTACTCGAATCGGGCAAGATTCGTTCTGTCGTCGATAAAGTGTTTGGTTTTGAGGATGCGCTTGAAGGTTTGGCTTATCTGGAACAAGGCAGAGCGAAGGGGAAAGTGGTGCTGCAGATGATCGCTGATTAG